One Calonectris borealis chromosome 21, bCalBor7.hap1.2, whole genome shotgun sequence genomic window, TGAGCAAAGCTTTGTTCCTTGTTGTCCTGACAGAGAAAAGTGACTTTTCAATGATGTCAAAGGGCTTGGCTAGCAACGTAGTGAGACTGAGGCAGCATTTCGGGGGTAGATGTTGCTTGAGAGACTTCTCTGCCCCTTTTTGTGCTGGGAAACAGTTTTCAGCCTTCTGTAACCTTACCAGGCAGATTCTGCAGAAAACCTGAGCAGAGACAAAAGCTGTAACTTTGAAAAGTGACAGCCCCCCTACCCCCCCTAAAATGCTCTGAGTGCTGACAGAAATAAATGTCTGCAAAAATCAGTCATAGTGCATTACAAAAAAAGCAGCCCATCTACCTGAGAATTACTTGTGCTCCTTTCAGACCCATTTATTCTGGTAGGGTCAAGTGGCCTTTCTTGCCAGAATACATTACGAAGTCCAGCAACTTCAAGCATCCTTTTCATGTAAATCCACAGAGGCTGTTAGGACAACCTGTCCAAGCTCCTGAAATGCAAAAAGCCCTTCAAACTTCTTAAAAAATGCCTTCTAATGCATGTGACAGTGCAACAGCATCTCACTAAAGGTTGAGCTGAAGTTTTGTAAGGTTTTAATTCAAGTGCTCCTACTGTTCCAATGACAGTAGTAACCACCGAATGGTTGGTATAGCTGCATTTACACCATGAGCACCCTTCAGAGATAGAGCACAGATCCCACATGTCATAAAGCTCAGGGTCACAGATTTCCCAGCTGTAACATCTCATTGCAAGTTTTGCTTCTGGGGGGTAGTGTTATTTCAGCATCCTTCCGAGGTGGTTGTAATTTCCAGGTTAGCTCAGTCCCATCATTATTTGCTGTACAGGAGCAGTAACTTGATTGGCATGCAGGTAATGGGGTCTTGCAGTCCCCATTGACATTTTCAGTCAAGGAAATAACATTTGGAAATGTTTCAGTCTGTAAAGCTTTTTTATGTATCATTTCCCAAGGCAAAGAACAAGTGGTTGTAATTGTTTTGAGATCTGGGGCTTAATAGATATGGAGCAATAAATTCTGCTGAGGTCTAATAAACAAGACTGTAGAGTTGCTCTGGCTCATTTGCTAAGATGAGGGAGCTTGCCCCAGTTCATGGGAGTATAGCTCCTCTGGTACCAGCATGATTATAGGCTTGCAGTCAGTGCAAAATGAAGACTTCCCTACCTCGGAAGACTATACTGGTGCAAATACCCTCCTCtgcccttcttcccttccccccctcccttccctcagccCCTGTTAGGGGAGGGCCCTCATTTCCAGCAGTCAGTTGATTCTTTGTAATctaaattaaagtttttcagCATGGAATTGTTCAGGCATTAATTCTGTGACACCTGGTTCTGTACGATCAGTGCAAATACTTCCTTTCTACTTGGTCTACGTCCTATTGGGTTTGCTCTTTGCATTTCAGGCAGTTTGGACTGTAAAACTACTCTGGCTTGGTACTGAACAATTTAATTGTAATGATACACCATCATGATGCTGTTTAGGTTGCAGACACTGCAGGGAGCatgctttaaaggaaaaacataGATTAGACTCACtgacttacactttttttttatttgtagacTTCTTAAAGCCTGTAATCTGAGTCCGAAGTGGTCTTTCAAGTAATGAGTTGAGAGAGATGGCAGGGGTGTTGCCTTgtattttctggggttttgtttttccccagtccCTTACAGGAAGGAGTTCCTAGTACACTTAATCCATGCAGAGGGCAAACACTTAAGCTGCTGCCCACTTACCTAGCTAAAGTACCTGCAGAAGAGCTGAAACAGAATGGAGTAGCAATGGCCAAAGTTCCTTTTATTGAAGTAAGTAGAAGCTGCATTTGCTGAGCACCAGAACTAGAGAACTGAAAGCAGCAAGCTTGCCCCTAACATCAAAGATCAGTATCATGTATTGGCATAGGGAATCTCAGGCTTGCAGTAGCCTCGAGGGCAGGGGAAGAAGGTGCTCCTCCAAACCAGCCAAGAACCTCTGACAGCAGCGTGTCTCAGAGGACCCCATCCATGCTGTGTGACTGTCATGTGCTTGATACAGGAGCTCACTGTTGTCCATGCTTCTCAACTCTCATTCCAGAGCCAGTGCACTCACTGGCAATAAATCTCTGCACTTCCAAATTTCAGAGGGAAAGCAAAACTGGCTGTTCAGCGGATTGCTTTACTGGCGATCCATGCTGTGCAGAAAGACCAGTGCGAGGCCTAATATAAACCTGTAAGTCTCCTTTGTGGAGTTGCGCTCTGGTAGTTTGTGCCTCAAGTTTTATTCTCTTGCTGGCTCAGGCGAGGTGGAGAAGCATGTGTGATTGTGACTGCGATTGCTGTGCTAACCACGGTGTGTGttctcttgtttttgttttctgctttttcacagcAGAAGGGGCCCTGCCTCACCTACTCGACCTACCATAATCCGACCGGCTGAACCGTCCCTCTTAGATTTATAACTCGAGGCTGTAGACAGCTGGCGACGAATGCCGTGCTGACGGCTTCCCCATTCCACCCTCCcttccacagccacagtcactccCCTCATCCATCCCACATCTCTGCCTCCCACCACCCCTTCCTGGTGTGTCGTAAACACTAGCATAGTGATCGAGCTCTTCGTCTTCACTCATGCGTCCTGTATTGCTTTGTGAGCGTAGAGTAGCCTTCATTCAGTGGCATGGATCCCTGAAGTACACAGGCTCCTTGGAGAGATCAGCCGCAGGGACATCCTTAAGTCCACGTGGTGGCTGTCCGTCCAGTTATTCCGTCTGCCTGGTCTAGCGCGGATAAGTGTCCTGCCTGCATCAGTTAGCTGTAGCACCTAGGACTGATCTGtagctattttcttttcttgtagttAAGAAGACAAAAGTGTGacttagaagaaaaatactgtcaaaACATGTGACACCGTTAGGAACAGATTAAATGTCCTGTGTATTAGTTTGACTTCTAAGGTGCAAAAATTCATGTTGGGAACAGTGCAATCAACCTTATATCAAAGTGAGGCAGGGAGATCAAGAAAGGGGGGAACTCAATGGATCGGCATAGTCCTGCTAGAGTGAAGTCTGAGCGCACACACCTCAGCGTGCAGGGAGCACATGGACCTGCTCACACTCAGCTCCCCAAAAAAGCTGGGGAAATCCTGCTGGTGACGCACTGGCTCCTGCCAGCAGTTATCTTGCATCATCATTTTTGGCTGACTTTCCTGAAcccagcagggagaggggaataGATATGCTGCTCCCCCCTTGCAAACGGACAACCAAATGTTTTCAGGGAGTTTGCTCTGTAATGttttgttgaaaatatttctgctttgaatAAGCACATCTTTCAGTGTTTTTTGGGTACCGTGGTGACTTCTTCCGTAGCCTTTTCTTGCATGTGGCTGGTACGTGTTTGGGGAAACTTGTAACCGTTGTTGATCGCAACTCATCTTCTTAAGGTTTGGTTTTTACTTTTCATGctacatgtattaaaaaaaaaaacaaccctaccAAACAACAACttgagaattaaaaatatatcaacCCTGTACATCTCAGATGTTGTGTCTCTACCTGAGCTAAATGAGCCACCTGTGTTGCAGGCTTTCAAGCAGGCCTGATCCAGATTTAAGTTATCTTATCTCAGTGCTATTGCTCTTAATTTCTGTGGTGGATCCTCTGTTGTTCTGATGCCAGttcctttctgtattttaactaCTGTTTTACTGCTtctccccccttctccttcccttccccttttccttttttctttgtttttcttgtctttaaactCCAGCCGGCCGGGTAAGGCCAGTCCCTCCCGCCCGGAGAGCCCAAAACCACCATTTGACATGTAGGCCTGCTCCCTCTGAGACTCTTTGCCTGCCTCTTACCTGTTCTGTCCTGGAATGGTCTGACTTGAATCTCACACAtggcttgttttgtttgtatCTTGTGACACACACATATCAGATGTGACTGTAgtgaaactgttttgtttttttttcttcccagctgcTTAAAGGAGTTAAACAAGTATATTGTAGTAATGAGAAACATATCTTTACTGTtataaatatctataaatatatatataaaagatgaaaaatctaTATATGTCCAGGTGTTTAAAGCCGTTTGTGCTTCCATGTGGATTTTAGGTAATACTTAAGTAGGGAAAgaatatctatatacatatatatatacacacacatccaAAAAGTTAACCAAATCCTGATGTTGAGTTTTTGAGCTGATTGTTAAATTCTCTGCTGTGTGCAGTTGGGTTATTGTATTACCCCAGACTTGTGGGTGAACTGTCTCAGTGCTGGTAGTAGCTGTGATGCAGTTTGTGATCTACCTGTCACTCTTGTTTATTGGATGAAATAAACTATAATTTCTGTATAATGAAGGTCTCCACGACTAGAATaaaactctctctctttctcttgctctttctctggaTGATTTTCAAACTGTATTTAATTATAACCTAATTTTTTCATCCCATAGAGCTTAAAAAGCTAGACATGTGAGCAGGTGCTATCACTAATAGGGAAGGTGGAACAGATCTGCATCAACAGTGGTATCCAGGAGCTGCAGTAGTGTGAAACAGCTCGTCAGATGTGGAAGTTAACTCCCTTTCTCCATTGTAAAGGAAAGTGCACTGAGGTGCTTCAGTGACTGGACACACACGAGGTGGGAGTTTTGCACACAAAATTGCTTGGTTCCTAAACCGGTATTTTTGCCTAGGGCGTTTGTGGAACACAGCAAGCAGGTATTGAGTTGTAGTTTCTCTGTCAAGCGGTGTCTTTGGGGCCTGTGTCTGAAGTGCAGTCTAACACACATGGCCAGCTCCTACTTGGAAGTTCCTTTTAGGCTGAAGTGGGATTTCTCCCCCAGTATAAACCAGGTAAACCTGTTCCTACTATCTCCATGCCAAAACAGTGAGTACTACACGTCTCAGATCATGGTCGCTGCTTCTCACAGTGATAACCATGTTTCTCCATAATTCCTGAACTTAGCACTGTCATCCCAATGATTGCAACAGATTCCTTAAGCCCCTGTGTAAGGGGCTCCAGCACTACTTCTGCAGGAAGAAACCAAGAGCATTGGGGTTGCTGACTTACGTCGCTGTGATATTGATGCCTGTTTTAGCCCTGAGTGCTCTTGGCCACAGCTGCCTGTGGTACTCGTGGAATCTCCCCTGTACCCTAGTAAGACTTTAAGCTAAAAATCTCCGTGAAGATTTTATAGGAATAGTAGTGTGGTTGAGTTGAATAGACTAGATCTCTAGTGCTTCCTTCCTATGTGTGTTCTAGCTGTCTGTCCTGCATGTTTTTATGGGTTGTAACTTCAGCTTCTATTCAACTGAGGCAATAACTGTTGCTTGCCCTACCctgtcctattttttttcctcactggaaCTGTTCCATCTATCCCTGGTGTTATATATGGGGTTGttcttaaaaacatatttttgaaggCAAAACTATGTATTTATTCAAGTAAATATTAGAGCCTTATTTTGCAAAACTAGAAACCTCTAATCTGCTGGTTATCAAAGGTTGAGTACATTCTGATGAGAATACCTGCTACCCTGCCCAGGCAAGATAAAATCCTGTCCACTGATCTACAACCTTGTCAAAGTGTCCTTTTCCCAGCCTAACAGCTGTTTCTTGGTGCTTATGGCCTCTAAgaagcatttttctatttttccttaaattaggGGTGCAGAGCTGGTTCAGTTGCTCCACTTTAAAGCTCTTGTGTGTCAGCTGAACAGTAGTTCCTGCTTGCGTGTCTGCTCTTAGTTCACTCCAAGTAAAGGTGGGGTCAGGGAAACACTCCTAAAGGGAACAGggtgaaaaataaatctgatgtgAAATATTAGCCAAGAGAAATGTCAGCAGCCTGCCTACAGACCAGGGCAGGTGTTTTTAGAGTTGGGCCAGCTTTTCTTAAagaattcattcttttctttttttttcctggccaaaTTTCAAGGTGATCTGAACAGAACAAATACATCTAGTCGGTGCCCATCTGAATAAGTTTATTCAGAAAGCCAATTTGTAACAGGATTAAGTCACCTCTGCAACAGACTGCAGACTTTCTTCACTGTTCTTGTCTCCTTCACAGTATTAAAGTAGAACACCCAATAAATATTTACTCCGTTTATAATAATGCTCTGTATTAAATCACAGCCCTGCCCCCATTAGTTATGATACAGATTTACGAATAGCCGAGCAGGCAACAAACACTGCAAAAGGCTTAGTCTCTCTTCAAGGAATATACACCATTTTACAGAGATACACTATGTACACAAACCCATGCAGCCAGGAGCATGATGCCCATGTCACTTGTGTTGTGCTAATAACAGACACCACTAGTGCCATTCAAATGAAGGGAGTTCAAAAAACAGCTTCCATCTTCCTCTCCTGGGTTCACAGGAAAGCGATAATTGTTCTGTGTATACTTTTTTCAGTTGTATatggaaaaatcaaaatgaaacacttGAGAAAAAAACCAACTGAATCTGATTCTAGCATTAGAAGAAAAGCGCTCTCTACCATGCTGTGTAAAGCTTGACCAACTTGGACACGGAAGAAATGAATgatctctctttttgttgttgacAAACCCAAAAATTGATCTGTTCAATTGACATCTGAACGATTCTGATCATTGTTCCTGTGCTTGCATCTCTCCTGACAGGTTAAGAGGGAGGTGGTGTGTGCTTCTTGAGGCGCTAGGCCAGGTTCGTGTGTTTGGATCGCACAGCTGTGACAGTCACATCCCTTAAACCTCCCCTGCGGTTTTCCTTAAAACGCCATTGCTGAAACTAACCATCCTAAGAACAGGCAGTTCTTGCCTGAAGGACAAGTTTAGTTGCAGGGTATCTACACGCGGTTCACTTCAACACTTGCACACCCAAGGgatttgctttgctgctgcttcaggGGACACTCTCTTCCCaccatgttttgttttctccttagaATTAGAGCTACAGCTTCAAGGCAGTGCCAGGTGATGCCTCTACTGCTGATGTGTGTCCAAGGAACTTAAACAGGGGCCACAGGATCTTGGATTCCACCCATCTAATGCACTCCTTACCAAAATGGGAGAAGAGGAGATGTAAGTGATGGAGAACTAGCACTCCTAGAATCCAGAAATTCAAAACAAAGCATGTTTATTAAGTGGTTTCCTTTTACTTAtttctcccattttttaaaataaataaaaccttcaGACACATACAAGTGAAACACATCATCCTTCAAAGTGCAGTTACATTTCCACCCCACTCCCAAGAATCGCATAAAGCTTTGTCAAGTAACCAAAAAGACTCAAAAGGCAACCCTCGGTCCCTTCCCCTAGCAGTGAGAGTAAATGGGGCTGTAGCGCTGCCTCGCGGGCCAGGAGCCTCTCTCTTGGCCGTTCAAGGCTGGTTTCGGATACGGTTGCAAGAGGCAGGCTGCAGAAGGAAGTGGGAAGTTTAAGATGTGTGGTATGAAACAAAAACCACCTGTTCAGAGACCAAAGAGTTCGTTACCAGAATAAGTTAGTTAGTTTGGGAGCCCTGGAAGGAACTAGGCTGATTACAGTCATGAGTGATGGATCAGAACCGCTGCTCAGTCACTGCTGTGAcgctggctgctggcagcagagtCTGGGATAAGGGATGACGTCATTTTGCCCGAAGTCATGGAATCCCCTTCCCCCTGGCCTGCACCTGGCCCAGGTGAAGTGCCAGCACCAGCTGCCTCCCAGGATTAGTTCCAGTCTGCCTGTCCTCCAAGCACACCAAgtaacagaagaaagagaaagggaggatgAGGTCTGATGCTCAAATTCCATCTGTGCAATCCCTCTTTCCTgatgtctttaaaatatttacctgttCTGACCAAGGGCACTGAGCAGAGGTATGGGCACGTACAAGTCAGTTAAGTCCTTTCAGGCTCATAGAAAACTGCTGTAAATAAGATTTAGCGCCACTTAAACTACCATGATTTTGACCTCATCGTTCTCATCAGCACGGTAGAAGAAGGGAATGCATGGGTTTTCCAGCAGGGAGCCCAGCCTCTCCTGAGGGTTCTGGATTTCTCTGAGAAGCTGCATTATTTGCTTTGCTGTGGGGTCCTCTTGGCTTGGCTGAGCAGCTTTACTGTCAACAGGGGAGAAACCGGATTGATGAAGAACAGCAGCCTCTTGttctgcttcatctgataaattCACTTCTCGTAACCCTGTCAGGAACACAGACAAGGCAGGCAGGTAACTCCTCCCATCCATGCACAACAGTCAGGCCTCGGGTTATTCCCTTTTACATGACTTGTCCTGGCTGCAGCTTACCTTCTCCATCGGTAGCGTTCAGTTCAATGCGCCTCTCCACTGGAAGTACGCTTTCATTCTGGCTCGCTAACAGCTCTGGGTTTTGAGCAGCTGCTACATACTTGCTGTACCATTCATTTCTTTCCCTGACCAGACGCATCACTAAATCCTGCAGTTCCAGTAGTTTCATCTGCACCAAAGTAAAAGAAAGCCCATGAAACACGCACCTCCCTGCGGCACTACAGTTTGCAGTCCTGCCTCTGTCACAAAATTAGCAACTTCAAAGTTAAAGCTAGCTGAAGAACAACATGTGAAGGCTTGGACTGCGCAAGTGCTCCCCAGGCCTGCCCTGCTTGGAGTAGGACTACAGGAAAGATTCCTTGCCTTCATCTCTTCCTTATCCTGAGCCAATCTGCTGATGTACTCCTCTTTCTCCTGGTGTCGCTGTTTGAGGATAGCCCTTTGACTCTGGTATAATGCAATATACTCCCCTGGAATACAAGAGAAGCGTAAGGAGTAAGTTTTAGCACGGTCGGCGTACAAGCCTTACGGCGAGCATAGAACTACGTGGCATGAGAATCCAGCAAATCCAACACTGGATTGGAGATCTAGCCTCGTTAGGCCGTGGTAGGAGACCTGAACTGCTTGGTAGTTGGAGGGCTCCAGCTCCAAAAGCTGTTGGGGACCTTCTATTCCCCAAATAAATCATGCACTGAGCAAGCTGTAGCTTCTGCTGGTGTTGCCTAAACATACCAATGGTGTCTGTTTCCCCAGACAGCTGTATGCAGCGATGTTCTAACTCTTCTAGCCGTTCCTTCAGATCAGCTTTCTCACGCATTAGGTCTGTGAAACGGGACTGAACACAAAAATTGGTATCAATTATCTGAACTGCTTCACGTACAGAGAATACCTGTGTTAAAGACGACACCCTCCATTCACATTGGTCTGAGCCTAGGGAACAAATCTTGCTGCCTTTACAATTTGATGCtagaaaggaagagaggggagaaagagcGCTAGAGAAGGTGTAAAAAAGCATCTCTGCATTTTGGGAAACAGAAGGGCTGATGAAACAAAGTGCCTTGTAACCTTCTCATTGCTGGGACAGCACAACTCTGGTCATACTTGGCTCCAAGGCTGCAGACCACCTGCTTCATCCCAGCAGGGTGAAGATATTCagtctgtttttcagctttttctttaaaaaaaagaccacagGTGAGTGTTTGGCCCTTATACTCACAGTCCTTGGGTGCGGTGGGAGGGGAGTTACTGCTGCAAGCTTTCCAGTGCCAGGACAAGCAGGGATAAGCTTCTTGGGAAGTAGCTCATTATTATGGAACATCTGCTACTTACTCCCCTACAGTTTGTGTGTGCTCTAAGAGTCTGATACTGGACGAAAGCCTAGCTGAGCAGGGTGGCGGGGCTGAAAGAAGATGAGACCCTTTGCTTACCTGTAGTTTCTCCATGGCACTTTTCAAAGCCTCATGAACCTCCACTGGAACAGTATCCATAGTGGAATCTGGAAGGGACATGTGTAATTTACAGTTCCTCCTTGGACATGGCTCACAAAACCTGTACATCCGTTTCACCCGGGCCAGTGCAGCTGGCCGAGGCACGCCTCCATATTCACACTGTCCCCAAACTGCACCAAATTTTTACCTCCACCCAGCGTGACGTTATGTTGCTGCTCCTGCCTAAGAGCTGCTATTTGCTGCAGGAGGCTTCGGCACTGCTGCTTCTGAGCAGCCAGCTGCTGCCTCATATCTTCTCGCTCCTTCTCCACTTGGGACATGGCAGATGTCAAGAAAGCGACCTACGAAGAAGAATTCCAGAGTATGCACATCATTAGTGCTTCTCCTGTGCGAAGCACAATCAATTGTGCATCTCGGGACAAACAGAATAACAGTTTACCCCACTTTATTTATGGATACAAAACCAAAGTACTAAATGACTGCCCTGGAACTAAACCAGGCAGCAACTACTGCATCTTTTCTCATTCCCAAGTAGTACAAATATGCGGGTTAAATACTAGCTCTCATGATTATCTGTTTGATCGCAGTATTTTCCAGTTATGACTGCACTTACAGAAAAATCTAGTAGGTATTCAACACCATTTCCAAATTGCCTTCCAAACTAAAGAGAACATCATCCTCGTAATTAGAGAGCTACTCTGCCAGCTGAGTTGTCTTCATAATTAAAGCCACTGCCAGACTTCCAGCCTATCTTGCAAGGATGCTGCAgaagttggtttttttgctgctgtgcaCAAGGAACTGTTACACTTCCCTCATTACTGCGTCTCAGCGGGTAGGGATCGCAGCTGATAAACAGCCTACTCCCTGCACCCAGTGGAACCTCTCTGCAATTTAACCTGCCTCCTTTTCTAGATGTTTGTTTAGAACTAAAATCAAAGGCTTTTCTACCCATTAAGACTCACCATTTCTTCATGGCTTTCAAACTTCTCTGGGATTACAAATGAAGATTTTTGGATTTCTTCGGTCATCGCTTCACTTTCAACTCCGTCTCCTGTGAAAGCAGGAAGGTGAACAAAGAGGTAACACCCCAGAGAGCCCAGCTCTACCTCCTCCCTGGAGACCAGCTGCAGCTACTCACCATCTAGTCGGTGCAAAATCCTGCCATCCAGGTCTGCTGCTAACTGACTGATCTGGGCCTGcagctctttgttttccttagctACAGCTTCCAGACTTTCCtgcaagagagaagcagaagatCACTGAAACCTGTGCAAGCCGGACTGCAAACAGTCACTACATCTTCAGGCAGTagcatcacacacacacacacaaaaaaaagcagtgcttCTGCTCCAGACAAGTATCATTCACCTGTATTGCACAGGATgtaatcatagaacagcccaggctggaagggactgcaaaagatcatctggtccaatctttcGCTTAATTAATACTTAATGTAGCTAAGCACTTTTCCTCCTGTCTTTCCACTTGCCCCTTTTTACTGTTACCTTGGTCTGCTGCAGCTCTTTCAGGTGCATTTCCACTGTCACCTTCCCCTGAACCTCCTCGTGCTGTAGCCGATCCATGAGCTGTGTCTGAAGCAGGTACTGTTTGTGCAGTTCCTCCTTCTCGGCAGACAGCTGCTGGTACGCCACGATGTACTGTTGTAAGTGGCTGTAGTACTGGTcccgctgctcctgcagcccccgaGCCTCCTGTGTTTTCAGTTCCAGCTAATGTAACAAGAACAAACCATCACATCAAACCATTTCTGCCAGAAAAGCTGATCCAAACTGTCAACAATGCCCCAAAGCCACTAACTAGGCAGGCAGCCACCATCTGCCCCCACATGCTGGTCCCCCACATCAGACAGCAGACGATGGGGGAAGGCTCCCAGCTTGATCATTACAATACCAATTTCCATTCTTCCATCAAAGTTTGGAAAGTTGCCAGCAGTTTGCATAAACCGCTACGTACCTGCCCTGCCATCCCACCGGCTGTTGCTTACCGTCTCTTTGAGCTCCCCCAGGTTCTCCTGCAGCTGCCCAAGCTTCTTGGCCAGCTCCTTCTTTACATGTTGCTCTGACTGTAGAGCACTTGTAACCTCCATGTTTTCATTTGTCTGCAAGACAAATACCACTGTGTAAGGAAATTGCCCCAACCACCGTAAACATACACTCTCAATAAACCCTGTCCATTCCCCATACAACAGGGAGCCATCCCTTGTGTTATTCTGGGGTGTAACTAAGGGCCATAAATTGACCGTTCATGGCAGTAAATAACTTACAGAAAGGTTCAGAAGATGGGAGAAGAGCAAGGAAAGAGCCAGGGGAATCGGTGCTGGGACAGTGCCAAGAAGAGGCCTGGCACATCACACAGCCTGTCAGCTCCAAAGCAGATGGGTGGTATGAATATCCCAAACAGAGCCACAGACATTCAAAAACAAGGAGTTCAGAAAGGACTAAAGAAAAATCAGCAGCTAGACCATGTGTCAGTTTGCCAGGGCCCCAAAGAGGAAGCTGTTACATTGAAAGAAGCAAGCAAGAGTAAGGATTCAGCTCCAGGACGGGTAAGAATGACAGCAGCAGGATTGAAGACTGCGGAGAACAACTTCCTCATTGGCAAATACAGGGAACAGGAAACGGGCATCTTCAAGGGTAAAAGGGGAGGAGGAATActcagggagagaaacagcctgCCAGGGGATGAGAGGGAAAAGGAAACTGCTCTGGGCAATGAGATTGGTTCATCTACCAGACACCTGAGGGAGTAACGAATTCCAGGGAACCTCCTGGCATGGCAATATGTATCACAGAAGCCCCAGAGGACAAGAGACAGATAATACTTCTGCCAGTTTTTTACATCTGTGCTACAAAAGGATTGCACCTGTGAGGGAAGCAGTGGGAAAAGATGCACGAAAGAGACATACCAGTCTGACAAACCCATTCTGCAGCTCAGCCAGCTGCTCCTTCAGCTCCCGATTTTGGCTCAGTGCCCTACTGATTGTGGCCTTGTCACTCTGCATGTCCTCCAGGATCTGCTGTCTGTCCACAGACTCCTCGTTGTAGCGCTGCACAGCCTTCTCGAGCTCCAGCAGCCGCTCCTCCTGCTCCCGGTTGAGGTGGCTCAG contains:
- the GOLGA2 gene encoding golgin subfamily A member 2 isoform X2; this encodes MADGSRQSRLAAAKKKLKEYQQKNSPGATAGTKKKRKTKEGSRPETPTNEDRQPPENIQNILKVLVSDLNRSNGVAIPSLDKRKAYFDSDVATRNAEQLATDVPVLSNSNSLPSCGSVLPAPGSMQLTQIHEAEDHKNALDENRSFSSTESLRQLSEQLNGLVSQSTSYVNGESAVSSTNIKEMETRYQELAVALDSSNLTNKQLVTKIEELKQQNQEAVNQLEKEKKEFEQKFSKEQAALREQLQVHIQTIGILVSEKSELQTALGHTQQAARQKSGEAENLAARLHSSRQRVSELERTLSSISMQQKQSEKHNKELVKERDNLKLELYKRSKSSEEIKQQNSELSEQVHSLVSKNSAMKLDMEDLHKKLEMAELMIQQFSNQAGSLDANQQLQMAMEEKASLETQVAQLSESLHQLQAERDQYVEKLKEERSIWQQRVQQLSEQVHTMAEEKEKHMAQIRELEANVTELLSKSVKPMDIEPSSPAGPTAAELSLQEEIQRLQQEKEELHGQYQVQVRDNEQLSHLNREQEERLLELEKAVQRYNEESVDRQQILEDMQSDKATISRALSQNRELKEQLAELQNGFVRLTNENMEVTSALQSEQHVKKELAKKLGQLQENLGELKETLELKTQEARGLQEQRDQYYSHLQQYIVAYQQLSAEKEELHKQYLLQTQLMDRLQHEEVQGKVTVEMHLKELQQTKESLEAVAKENKELQAQISQLAADLDGRILHRLDGDGVESEAMTEEIQKSSFVIPEKFESHEEMVAFLTSAMSQVEKEREDMRQQLAAQKQQCRSLLQQIAALRQEQQHNVTLGGDSTMDTVPVEVHEALKSAMEKLQSRFTDLMREKADLKERLEELEHRCIQLSGETDTIGEYIALYQSQRAILKQRHQEKEEYISRLAQDKEEMKMKLLELQDLVMRLVRERNEWYSKYVAAAQNPELLASQNESVLPVERRIELNATDGEGLREVNLSDEAEQEAAVLHQSGFSPVDSKAAQPSQEDPTAKQIMQLLREIQNPQERLGSLLENPCIPFFYRADENDEVKIMVV
- the GOLGA2 gene encoding golgin subfamily A member 2 isoform X4, whose product is MADGSRQSRLAAAKKKLKEYQQKNSPGATAGTKKKRKTKEGSRPETPTNEDRQPPENAYFDSDVATRNAEQLATDVPVLSNSNSLPSCGSVLPAPGSMQLTQIHEAEDHKNALDENRSFSSTESLRQLSEQLNGLVSQSTSYVNGESAVSSTNIKEMETRYQELAVALDSSNLTNKQLVTKIEELKQQNQEAVNQLEKEKKEFEQKFSKEQAALREQLQVHIQTIGILVSEKSELQTALGHTQQAARQKSGEAENLAARLHSSRQRVSELERTLSSISMQQKQSEKHNKELVKERDNLKLELYKRSKSSEEIKQQNSELSEQVHSLVSKNSAMKLDMEDLHKKLEMAELMIQQFSNQAGSLDANQQLQMAMEEKASLETQVAQLSESLHQLQAERDQYVEKLKEERSIWQQRVQQLSEQVHTMAEEKEKHMAQIRELEANVTELLSKSAVKPMDIEPSSPAGPTAAELSLQEEIQRLQQEKEELHGQYQVQVRDNEQLSHLNREQEERLLELEKAVQRYNEESVDRQQILEDMQSDKATISRALSQNRELKEQLAELQNGFVRLTNENMEVTSALQSEQHVKKELAKKLGQLQENLGELKETLELKTQEARGLQEQRDQYYSHLQQYIVAYQQLSAEKEELHKQYLLQTQLMDRLQHEEVQGKVTVEMHLKELQQTKESLEAVAKENKELQAQISQLAADLDGRILHRLDGDGVESEAMTEEIQKSSFVIPEKFESHEEMVAFLTSAMSQVEKEREDMRQQLAAQKQQCRSLLQQIAALRQEQQHNVTLGGDSTMDTVPVEVHEALKSAMEKLQSRFTDLMREKADLKERLEELEHRCIQLSGETDTIGEYIALYQSQRAILKQRHQEKEEYISRLAQDKEEMKMKLLELQDLVMRLVRERNEWYSKYVAAAQNPELLASQNESVLPVERRIELNATDGEGLREVNLSDEAEQEAAVLHQSGFSPVDSKAAQPSQEDPTAKQIMQLLREIQNPQERLGSLLENPCIPFFYRADENDEVKIMVV